In Collimonas arenae, a single genomic region encodes these proteins:
- a CDS encoding glycoside hydrolase family 78 protein → MAIVALAVHSLCLAINLPEEEGVLITSTSVEYSSNPLGIDNPRPRLSWILGSDERNQKQSAYQVKVASSLPLLARPDIWDSGKVDTDQSVLVPYGGPPLLSRTRYYWTVRVWDSHGHTSAWSKPSWWEMGLLSEQDWHAQWIGLDRPLALPTELSKYNVPALLTQGRTQGQSFISDKPFTSAAALIPTFVTTNSGMTLSLYLGGPDGHLIASQRFDNHPDNAWATLKLDKPALPGKYYLEESDPTGQIGWWSYDRGGYSYGKAYADGKPTAGNRKIRWDVTASQTKEDISPQLRKEFLATKEIKAARLYVTALGLYQAEINGHRVGIDFLAPGWTNYNKRVQYQTYDVTDFVHPGENAIGVTLAPGWYAGNIGSFGPGQYGPMPYLLSQLELSYSDGSIERIVTDNSWKSKIGPIVYSDLIMGEHYDARNETPGWSLPNFDDTEWKVVAVKQDVRTRLVAQVDPPVRIERELKPVAITEKKPGMYIFDLGQNMVGTVKLRVSGKAGQVISIRHAEVLNSDGTLYTANLRTAKATDVYILKGMGVEVFEPSFTFHGFRYVEVTGSDIQPEIIGRVLHTAAPFTMSFTTNVPMLNQLQSNITWSQRGNFLSTPMDTPARDERLGWTGDIAAFAGTATYNMESARFLSKWLTDLRDTQSPKGAFANVAPNVDGLGIGEAEAGWGDAGVTVPWILYERYGDLQILEQNFDAMTKWLLYLKENSTDYLRPETGYGDWLNINDETPKDLIATAFFAHSAAIVAKAARILGKDPAPYEELFAKIRNTFNSSFVLTDGKLVSDTQTAYVLALSMDLLPTSLRKSAADRLVDLIKNKDWHLATGFLGTPQLLFALSENGYTDVAYRLLLQTSFPSWGYQIDKGATTMWERWDSIKPDGAFQDESMNSFNHYAYGSVGEWMYQNIAGIRLGSPGFQKIVIRPSPDDKVRNANSRYDSPYGPIEVRWMEDGEHLSLDASIPVNTDAEIWVPTLKKRKIKGDGAQFLYEKDSYTVYQAGSGQYHFSVR, encoded by the coding sequence GTGGCCATCGTTGCTTTGGCCGTGCATTCGCTTTGCCTAGCAATCAACCTTCCCGAAGAAGAAGGCGTTTTGATCACGAGTACATCAGTCGAATATAGCTCTAATCCCCTTGGCATTGACAATCCGAGACCAAGACTGAGTTGGATTCTCGGCTCCGATGAACGTAATCAAAAGCAGAGTGCCTATCAAGTAAAAGTGGCGTCGAGTTTGCCATTACTTGCACGGCCAGACATTTGGGATAGCGGAAAAGTTGATACGGATCAGTCGGTATTAGTGCCGTATGGCGGGCCCCCGTTACTATCACGGACTAGATATTATTGGACTGTTCGGGTGTGGGATTCTCACGGACATACTTCTGCGTGGAGCAAACCGTCATGGTGGGAAATGGGATTATTGTCGGAGCAGGATTGGCATGCTCAATGGATCGGACTTGATCGCCCTCTAGCACTTCCCACCGAGCTGAGCAAATACAACGTACCTGCGCTACTCACGCAAGGCCGGACGCAGGGGCAAAGCTTCATCTCAGACAAACCGTTTACTTCGGCTGCTGCGCTCATCCCTACATTTGTCACAACGAATTCCGGTATGACTCTTTCATTGTATTTGGGAGGGCCGGATGGTCATTTGATAGCAAGTCAGCGCTTTGACAATCACCCTGACAACGCATGGGCGACACTCAAACTTGACAAGCCTGCTTTGCCTGGCAAGTATTATCTTGAGGAGTCTGATCCTACTGGCCAGATTGGGTGGTGGAGTTACGATAGAGGGGGCTATAGCTATGGTAAAGCCTATGCTGATGGCAAACCAACCGCAGGAAATCGCAAGATCCGTTGGGATGTCACGGCCTCGCAAACCAAAGAAGATATTAGCCCGCAGTTGCGTAAGGAATTCTTGGCAACTAAAGAAATCAAGGCTGCCAGATTATATGTGACTGCGCTTGGATTGTATCAGGCGGAGATCAATGGGCATCGGGTAGGAATCGACTTCCTTGCGCCCGGGTGGACCAATTATAACAAGCGCGTCCAGTACCAAACCTATGATGTCACTGATTTTGTTCACCCCGGGGAAAACGCTATCGGCGTCACTCTCGCACCAGGCTGGTACGCAGGAAACATTGGATCGTTTGGCCCTGGTCAATATGGACCCATGCCATATCTTTTAAGCCAATTGGAATTGAGCTATTCAGATGGCAGCATTGAACGGATAGTTACCGACAATAGCTGGAAGAGCAAGATAGGACCAATCGTTTATTCTGACCTCATTATGGGAGAGCACTACGATGCTCGCAACGAAACTCCCGGATGGAGTTTACCAAATTTCGATGATACCGAATGGAAGGTTGTTGCGGTCAAGCAGGACGTGAGGACTCGGCTAGTTGCCCAGGTCGATCCCCCCGTCCGTATTGAGCGCGAACTTAAGCCGGTGGCAATCACCGAGAAAAAACCTGGCATGTACATCTTTGACCTGGGCCAAAATATGGTCGGAACTGTGAAATTACGCGTTTCGGGAAAGGCGGGGCAAGTGATTTCGATTCGCCACGCAGAAGTACTAAATAGCGACGGCACCTTATACACTGCCAATCTTCGCACAGCAAAAGCGACTGATGTTTATATTTTGAAAGGAATGGGTGTTGAGGTTTTTGAGCCGTCATTTACTTTTCATGGTTTCCGTTATGTCGAAGTGACGGGCTCTGATATTCAACCAGAAATTATCGGTCGCGTATTGCATACCGCCGCGCCCTTCACCATGTCCTTCACAACCAATGTGCCGATGTTGAACCAACTGCAAAGCAACATCACATGGAGCCAGCGCGGTAATTTTCTATCGACTCCGATGGATACTCCGGCGCGCGATGAGCGACTTGGATGGACCGGTGATATCGCTGCTTTTGCTGGGACAGCAACTTACAATATGGAATCAGCAAGATTTCTCAGCAAATGGCTAACCGATCTTCGGGATACTCAGTCACCTAAAGGAGCCTTTGCGAATGTAGCGCCAAATGTGGACGGGCTTGGCATAGGCGAAGCCGAAGCAGGTTGGGGGGATGCTGGTGTAACAGTCCCGTGGATCCTATATGAGCGCTACGGGGATCTACAAATACTTGAACAGAATTTTGATGCCATGACGAAATGGCTTTTGTATCTGAAAGAAAACAGCACCGACTATCTGAGGCCTGAAACTGGATATGGGGACTGGCTTAATATCAACGATGAAACACCTAAAGACTTAATCGCCACAGCATTTTTCGCCCATAGTGCCGCAATTGTTGCTAAGGCCGCACGCATTCTGGGAAAGGATCCAGCTCCCTATGAAGAGTTATTCGCAAAAATCCGTAATACGTTTAATAGCTCCTTCGTCCTTACGGACGGAAAACTCGTAAGTGATACCCAAACTGCTTATGTGTTGGCTCTATCTATGGATCTTTTACCAACTTCATTGCGAAAGTCAGCTGCCGACCGCTTAGTCGACCTGATAAAAAACAAAGACTGGCACTTAGCCACTGGATTCCTTGGCACGCCGCAGCTGCTGTTTGCGCTTTCGGAAAACGGTTATACGGATGTCGCCTATCGACTGCTTCTACAGACCAGCTTTCCTTCTTGGGGTTACCAGATCGATAAAGGTGCCACAACGATGTGGGAGCGATGGGACTCGATTAAGCCAGACGGAGCGTTTCAGGACGAGAGTATGAATTCCTTTAATCACTACGCATATGGGTCCGTCGGTGAGTGGATGTACCAAAACATAGCAGGAATACGTCTTGGTAGCCCAGGCTTTCAGAAGATCGTCATCAGACCTAGTCCCGATGATAAGGTGCGTAATGCCAATAGTCGATATGACTCACCGTATGGCCCGATAGAAGTTCGTTGGATGGAAGACGGGGAGCATTTAAGTCTCGACGCAAGCATCCCGGTCAATACTGATGCCGAAATCTGGGTTCCTACTCTGAAAAAGCGGAAGATCAAAGGGGATGGTGCGCAATTCCTTTATGAGAAGGACAGTTATACGGTCTATCAGGCTGGCTCAGGACAGTATCATTTTTCAGTGCGCTGA
- a CDS encoding virulence factor TspB C-terminal domain-related protein codes for MSSIFKRIFVGVCISLVMMCVHKPSHAAGYSWSGSQHAGSGATPSAACASVIANIHNPIFVFLKIVSIDDTHADCYQQNTADKSYGVIDRLIRVGAAPICTAGTVVNFSQQTATMNPNKFGGYKSQRPIPSDDSGCALSNVTPIDCYSRGESDTMPYSLYCDFTGIQTGQSVSYHDAFSPPDGPTIPRNSPMGDPTNQGCPAGTSNVGTDAAGGGICSGGGTSPIVPDKTTGTGAVTSTTNPDGSTTTKGTTSNSNTDGSTTTNTTTCTTGTDGGKTCTTSQNTGNTPSGNAGKSDGNPDENKNDLCKLHPELNVCKNSQVTGAACSGSGVGSACTGDAIQCAILRQQQLEYCGNAVPNKLTQVGQAAIDGTDNVQDPFKNATTVNVSMFDTSDSIRGVCPAPAVVALPMGGSFNIPFDAICGFAAILKPILIAVAAFTALIFVYGGV; via the coding sequence ATGAGTAGCATTTTCAAGCGAATTTTTGTCGGCGTGTGCATTTCGCTGGTGATGATGTGCGTGCATAAGCCGTCTCACGCGGCCGGATATTCTTGGTCGGGGTCGCAGCATGCTGGGTCGGGAGCAACGCCTTCGGCTGCTTGTGCGTCTGTGATTGCGAATATTCATAATCCGATATTTGTGTTTTTGAAAATCGTATCGATTGATGATACTCATGCCGATTGCTACCAGCAAAACACGGCTGATAAGTCGTACGGCGTGATTGATCGCCTCATTCGCGTCGGCGCTGCTCCTATTTGTACAGCTGGAACGGTTGTTAATTTCTCTCAGCAAACCGCGACCATGAATCCGAATAAGTTTGGTGGCTATAAGTCTCAGCGGCCTATTCCTAGTGATGATAGCGGCTGTGCTTTGTCTAATGTGACGCCTATCGATTGTTACTCTAGGGGTGAAAGTGACACGATGCCATATAGTTTGTATTGTGATTTCACTGGTATTCAGACTGGTCAATCGGTTAGCTATCACGATGCGTTTTCTCCGCCGGATGGACCAACGATTCCGCGCAATTCGCCTATGGGTGATCCGACTAATCAGGGCTGTCCCGCTGGTACGTCGAACGTTGGTACAGATGCTGCTGGTGGTGGAATTTGTTCTGGCGGTGGAACGTCTCCTATCGTGCCAGACAAGACCACTGGAACCGGCGCTGTGACCTCTACGACGAATCCAGATGGATCGACTACGACCAAGGGCACTACGTCTAATTCAAATACAGATGGCAGTACGACTACAAATACTACGACGTGTACCACTGGTACGGATGGCGGTAAGACTTGCACTACGAGCCAGAACACTGGCAATACTCCATCCGGCAATGCTGGTAAAAGCGACGGTAATCCTGATGAGAATAAAAATGATCTGTGCAAGCTCCATCCAGAACTGAATGTGTGCAAAAACTCTCAAGTGACAGGTGCGGCGTGTTCGGGTTCTGGCGTTGGATCGGCCTGTACTGGTGATGCAATTCAGTGTGCAATTTTGCGTCAACAGCAGCTTGAATACTGCGGTAACGCTGTTCCTAACAAGTTGACTCAGGTCGGGCAGGCTGCGATTGATGGCACTGATAACGTTCAAGACCCTTTTAAAAACGCCACTACGGTCAATGTCTCGATGTTTGACACTTCCGATTCAATCCGTGGTGTTTGCCCTGCGCCTGCCGTTGTGGCGCTGCCTATGGGCGGCTCTTTCAACATTCCTTTCGATGCTATATGCGGCTTTGCCGCCATTCTGAAACCAATTCTCATTGCCGTCGCAGCTTTCACTGCGCTCATTTTTGTCTACGGGGGAGTCTGA
- a CDS encoding DUF2523 domain-containing protein, whose translation MPIVLWLGPLIAGVLVSVAENLVYRVLAALAIGAVTFTGVSALVTQVRAFIFQNLANVGPVMDLMGLFGFGIVINIGLSAVVMRLTLSGLSASGSLTKTLTKGKS comes from the coding sequence ATGCCTATCGTCCTTTGGCTTGGCCCACTGATTGCCGGTGTGCTGGTGTCTGTCGCTGAAAACCTTGTCTATCGTGTGTTGGCCGCATTGGCGATTGGCGCGGTGACCTTTACCGGCGTCTCTGCGCTGGTCACTCAGGTGAGAGCGTTCATTTTTCAGAACCTCGCAAACGTTGGTCCTGTGATGGACCTGATGGGCCTGTTCGGTTTTGGCATCGTCATCAACATAGGGCTATCCGCTGTCGTCATGCGGCTTACGCTGTCCGGTCTGTCTGCTTCTGGCTCTCTCACAAAAACACTGACAAAGGGGAAGTCGTAA
- a CDS encoding zonular occludens toxin domain-containing protein translates to MPYLLITGAVGSGKSLMAIDLLRSKEFMHQVDGVMVPRPLYVSGVPELKLPFTALDPNEQVTGGDLLMEREISPLIDLPKGAVVFIDECQRVFPPRSSTKTPPPNVRYFEVHRKLGHDGILVTQHPGLLDPNVRKLVSRHIHVVRVLGLNRATLFEWTKCGDPDSKASLKTALQRGYAYPKDVFNLYKSAEIHNIKKRIPKIVYMIPLLLAIGVGSVVAAVKYMKHQSDSLDKNHANSGSDTATKAPSQTTTDGKKYLDPAADAKEYVFMRSPRVAGLPATAPAYDEVTKPVTAPVPAACISNHDKCSCFTQQATPMNVPDLLCRDIVARGYFVDFDDKGGNNRRSEPLLARADAGARPVSPNGSVAVSGPSVVSFETEDGYGILGKRTGRPVGTK, encoded by the coding sequence ATGCCTTATCTGCTCATTACTGGCGCTGTCGGTTCGGGTAAATCGCTGATGGCTATCGATCTGCTTCGCAGCAAGGAATTCATGCACCAGGTGGATGGCGTGATGGTCCCGCGTCCTCTGTATGTGTCAGGTGTGCCGGAACTGAAATTGCCTTTCACTGCTCTTGACCCTAACGAACAAGTTACCGGCGGCGATTTGCTGATGGAGCGTGAGATATCGCCGTTGATCGATTTGCCAAAAGGCGCTGTCGTGTTCATCGATGAGTGCCAGCGTGTCTTCCCGCCTCGCTCTTCCACCAAAACGCCGCCTCCGAATGTTCGTTACTTTGAAGTGCATCGCAAGCTCGGCCATGACGGTATTCTTGTTACGCAGCACCCCGGCCTGCTTGACCCGAACGTTCGCAAACTCGTTAGCCGGCACATTCATGTGGTGCGTGTTCTCGGCCTGAATCGCGCGACGTTGTTTGAGTGGACGAAGTGCGGCGACCCTGATTCAAAGGCGTCCCTCAAGACTGCGTTGCAGCGTGGTTACGCCTATCCCAAAGACGTGTTCAATCTCTACAAAAGCGCTGAGATACACAACATCAAAAAACGTATCCCGAAAATCGTTTATATGATTCCGTTGCTACTCGCTATTGGTGTTGGCAGTGTCGTGGCGGCGGTCAAGTATATGAAGCATCAATCGGACTCACTGGATAAAAATCATGCTAATTCTGGCTCTGATACAGCTACTAAGGCACCTTCGCAAACGACGACTGACGGCAAAAAATACCTAGACCCTGCGGCTGATGCTAAGGAATACGTGTTCATGCGCTCCCCGCGTGTGGCAGGGCTTCCGGCAACTGCTCCTGCCTATGATGAGGTGACCAAACCGGTTACGGCGCCAGTGCCGGCCGCTTGCATTTCGAATCACGATAAATGCAGTTGTTTCACCCAGCAAGCAACGCCAATGAACGTGCCGGACCTGCTGTGTCGCGACATCGTTGCTCGTGGCTACTTCGTTGATTTTGACGACAAGGGCGGTAATAACAGGCGTTCTGAACCCTTGCTTGCTCGTGCTGATGCCGGTGCAAGACCTGTCTCGCCAAACGGTTCTGTGGCTGTTTCTGGACCGTCTGTGGTGTCGTTTGAAACTGAGGATGGTTACGGCATCCTTGGTAAGCGTACTGGTCGCCCTGTGGGGACAAAATGA
- a CDS encoding DNA cytosine methyltransferase, which produces MLSLFPGIDLFGRGFEEEGFSVVRGPDPLFGGDIRAFHVPPGRFDGVFGGPPCPDFSKARRSAPTGYGLEMIREFERVVCESRPDWWLMENVPGVPDLHIDGYSHQRIDLNAREVGLDQNRHRHFQFGHRDGLVITVPRGPKSTTFQPCCVASEGAQMGRRDWEKFCGLQGLTQAPSLDQLTLSARYRAVGNGVPVNMARALARAILRASSPDAVRLCGCGCGRPVEGKAIYAIPACRKRVQRRSVTDLVQLAVGGSL; this is translated from the coding sequence TTGCTCTCTCTTTTCCCCGGTATTGATTTGTTTGGGCGCGGTTTCGAGGAGGAGGGATTTTCTGTTGTTCGTGGTCCTGATCCTCTGTTTGGCGGCGATATTCGTGCTTTTCATGTTCCTCCAGGTCGTTTCGATGGTGTGTTCGGTGGTCCGCCTTGTCCTGATTTTTCTAAAGCGCGTCGTAGCGCTCCTACTGGTTACGGATTGGAGATGATCAGAGAGTTTGAGCGCGTTGTATGTGAGTCCCGGCCTGACTGGTGGCTTATGGAAAATGTCCCCGGGGTTCCTGATCTTCATATTGATGGCTATTCGCACCAACGTATTGATTTGAACGCTCGAGAGGTTGGTTTGGACCAGAATCGGCACCGCCATTTTCAGTTTGGTCACCGCGATGGTTTGGTTATCACTGTTCCTCGTGGTCCGAAGTCAACGACTTTCCAGCCTTGTTGCGTAGCTTCTGAGGGTGCTCAGATGGGTCGTCGTGACTGGGAAAAATTTTGCGGTCTTCAAGGTTTAACTCAGGCTCCTTCGCTTGATCAGTTGACTTTATCTGCTAGGTATCGCGCTGTTGGTAATGGCGTGCCTGTAAATATGGCGAGAGCCTTGGCTCGTGCGATCTTGCGTGCGTCTTCGCCTGATGCGGTCCGGTTGTGTGGTTGTGGTTGTGGTCGTCCTGTTGAGGGTAAGGCTATTTATGCCATTCCTGCTTGCCGTAAGCGTGTGCAGCGTCGAAGTGTGACTGACCTGGTGCAACTGGCGGTCGGTGGGTCACTGTGA
- a CDS encoding rolling circle replication-associated protein — protein MTEFHLDSIESSSSFVTTPQEKPHWWSDDGNGWQDSYTARQRIFANGQQEITISKEKHFIGREMLPLPVSKRGTSEKRERNEADAGRRAKKNVRLCCKEINADRLVTLTYRENMTDRDRALKDFKAFVRRVGKVKDFHYVAVIEQQERGAIHFHVAVHGRQSYTLLRSIWQSIVGLGQTGQQMGQANVRDPHKFGFGRNGAHKLAAYIAKYVAKEMDCRDINQKRYFRSRGIVLPEVNTWRISSTDMLGAVQTAFAVAAEFGLDGVQTWCNNALQTVWLATAPRSGPPVNLCPF, from the coding sequence ATGACCGAATTTCACCTCGATTCAATTGAGTCGTCAAGCTCTTTCGTTACAACCCCTCAAGAAAAACCACACTGGTGGTCTGATGACGGCAACGGCTGGCAGGATAGCTATACAGCTCGTCAGCGTATTTTTGCCAACGGCCAGCAGGAAATAACGATATCCAAGGAAAAACACTTCATAGGCCGTGAAATGCTGCCGCTGCCGGTCTCAAAGCGTGGTACGTCTGAGAAGCGTGAGCGCAATGAGGCTGATGCTGGTCGTCGTGCAAAAAAGAATGTGCGCTTGTGCTGCAAGGAGATAAACGCTGACCGCCTTGTTACGCTAACGTACCGTGAAAACATGACGGACCGTGATAGGGCGCTGAAAGACTTCAAGGCGTTCGTCAGGCGTGTGGGTAAGGTCAAAGATTTTCACTATGTCGCGGTCATTGAGCAGCAAGAGCGGGGCGCAATTCACTTTCATGTGGCGGTCCATGGTCGCCAGTCATACACCCTCCTGCGCTCGATCTGGCAATCCATAGTCGGCCTCGGTCAGACCGGCCAGCAAATGGGGCAGGCTAACGTTCGTGACCCACACAAATTCGGCTTCGGCAGGAATGGTGCGCACAAGCTAGCTGCGTATATTGCCAAGTATGTGGCAAAGGAGATGGACTGCCGCGACATCAATCAGAAGCGGTATTTTCGCTCCAGGGGGATTGTGCTGCCAGAGGTGAACACATGGCGTATTTCCTCGACGGACATGCTCGGTGCTGTCCAAACAGCCTTTGCTGTGGCTGCTGAATTCGGCCTCGATGGTGTGCAGACATGGTGTAACAACGCATTGCAAACGGTCTGGTTGGCTACAGCGCCAAGGTCTGGGCCTCCGGTAAATCTGTGTCCTTTCTGA